In Brachyhypopomus gauderio isolate BG-103 chromosome 2, BGAUD_0.2, whole genome shotgun sequence, the DNA window GCACTTTGCGCATTGTTTTAACTGTTGGGTATTTGTTCTTATGGGGAATTgcattttacaaaataaatgttttcattttagccGAGTGTCTCAATGTCTGCGGAACAAAAACCTGTAAGTGGAAAGCAGATTCTTAAGTCTTCAGGGCATTTCTATCCTTATATCCTTAATATGGTCAGATAGATAGCTATGACGTTCTGAGGTAAATAACCAAAAGAACATATGGATTCGTTTTCAAAATTTTATTTTCCATTTTTTGTAATAAAAGTAAACTTCGACATAGAAGAATAAATATACATTCATATATTTTGTTCACAATGCCACAGACATTCAAGTTCTCGTGTTCCtcttttataaaatataacaaaatgTAAACAAGTGGTAAAGTGTCCCAGTTCGTCGGATGAAACAATCTCCTTGAGAGACTATTTGCCAATTTCACACCAAGTTAGACCTCAACGTTTTGGGTTTACGCATGACCACTTGGCGCCCTGGCAGTCAGGGTAAATGTCTCTTGCGTTTTGGGTTTACGCATGACCACTTGGCGCCCTGACAGGGTAAATGTCTCTTAAAGATCATGCCAAGTCGCCCAGACCAGTTGGGACAACGAAATACGCAAGTCTTCGTCTGAGGACATTATCCTACCGACAGCAGAACAGCTGTCCAGCACCTCTGAAGTGTTCATGTGCAGCCTTCAGTAGTTGCTCCAGAAGTTCTTAACAAATCACGCATCTGTCCTTGTTGCCCTGGCCGCCACCAACAGCTTTTTCCCTTATGTACATCAAGTCACTGTGCACGCTTGGCCTCCTGGCGAAGGGGGCCACGACTCCGTACGCGTCGCCGTCTTTCAACTTCTTGTTTCGGAAAGATTTTCTGTGAAGCACGTCGCAATACTGCAACGACACTTTGCGGTGCCGGTCCGGGCTCATTTCGTTCGGCAGTTTGGCCATGGTGAAGAGGGTTTGGAACATTACGTCCACGTTCGTGTTGCGCTTGGCGGAAATCTCGAAGTAGGCGCACGGATCATCCCCCGAGACGAGCTGCTCGATCTCCTCCTCCTTGACCTCGCGGTAAAATTCACGGTCACACTTGTTCCCGCAGATCACAAGCGGCACGTCGACGTTTTCTTTGGTCTTGTTTTTCAGGCAGGACTTGGTTTCAAAGATCTGCCTCTTCAGTCGCTGCACCTCCTGGAACGAATCTTTGCTCTCCAAACTGAACACTAGAATAAAGACGTCGCCTGAAAGTGGGGAAAAAAGACATTTAATGCCATGTACATTATGTTACTTAATGTGCCAACTGCATGACTTAAACTAAATATTGTACCTTAAAAGGCATTTGTGATTATTTCAAACTCACCGGTCAGAATAGAAAGTCTCCTCATTGCGGGGAACGGGTGGTTTCCGGAGGTGTCCAGGATGTCCAGCTGATACAGCTCTCCGCGGATCCTGTAGAATTTCCTGTGAAAGTCCTCAATAGTCGGTGTGTACTGGTCATCGAACCGTTCATTCAGAAATCGAGAGATGATCGCAGTCTTGCCCACTTTAGTGGATCCCAGGATCACCATCCTGTGGCAGTGCTTTGCCCGGATGTCAAATTCGTTTTCAGTGGgggacatttttttaatcatgtCTGGTGAATCTGCACACTCGGGTGTCTCGGGATAGACACGTGCGCAAAAGTAAATCCACGGGTGGTTCGGAGGGGTTTGTCTGTCTACAAGACTGCACTCGCTGTTTTGATCGGAGCCGAGGATGGGGGGAATTTATACTGAAGTCCAACCACTCCTCCATGACGCGTCACCCAGTACGCAGTGCTCCAGAGATCATCCAGCCCGGTTACAAGGTTTGGTGTGTGCGTCAGCCGCTCCATGGAACTGGCGTGCGTGCAAATCTGACAGCTAAGTAGAAGTGTCTTCAGTCAACATCAGTTATATGTTATTGGGTATACTGTATCGGTGCATCGAATCTATACAGtgctatataataatataacaataattaataataataacaataataactattattattgttgttgttttttctaaTACGTCTAATACTTTTCTAATATTACTAATACTGACGTGCATAAATCAGTGTCATACAAAATTATTTCATGGACTTTGACTCAAGACTATATTTTCATATATGAAAATGCAAATTGAAACTGACACA includes these proteins:
- the LOC143487887 gene encoding dexamethasone-induced Ras-related protein 1-like — translated: MIKKMSPTENEFDIRAKHCHRMVILGSTKVGKTAIISRFLNERFDDQYTPTIEDFHRKFYRIRGELYQLDILDTSGNHPFPAMRRLSILTGDVFILVFSLESKDSFQEVQRLKRQIFETKSCLKNKTKENVDVPLVICGNKCDREFYREVKEEEIEQLVSGDDPCAYFEISAKRNTNVDVMFQTLFTMAKLPNEMSPDRHRKVSLQYCDVLHRKSFRNKKLKDGDAYGVVAPFARRPSVHSDLMYIREKAVGGGQGNKDRCVIC